The following are encoded together in the Bacteroidota bacterium genome:
- a CDS encoding prolyl oligopeptidase family serine peptidase, with amino-acid sequence MKRFIVPVLAAFFCLTNSFAQSADILPADNLVVEGIPPIPSQIASEVGRYTEFRSAALFGWNPARHEMLISTRFSDVAQVHYVRFPGGARTQMTFFPDRVGNASFGPVHDDYFVFNKDIGGGEWFQNYRFDLSTGDITLLTDGKSRNTLGIWSKDGSRMAYGSTRRNGKDIDFYTVDPLNPKSDAMLAQLSEGEAWNPLDWSQDGTEILAEREVSANESYIWMFDARTGEKKLITPQKKGEEVSYQGGRFSSDGKGFYTVTDRGSEFLRLTYIDFATGKHDYITKDIPWDVDDFDITGDGKTIAFTTNEDGMSVLHLMDLATRKVLPVPKLPVGGVTGLQFHKDGTLLGFNMTSARSALDVYSLDIAQQKVDRWTFSETGGLNIEKFPEPELVRWKSFDGKMISGFLYRPPAKFSGKTPVIINIHGGPESQFRPGFLGRNNYYLNELGAAILFPNVRGSTGYGKTFLKLDNGFKREDSYRDIGALIDWIKTQPGLDGDRIMVTGGSYGGFMTFAVATTYNDKIRCSLPVVGVTNFVTFLEHTEAYRRDLRRVEYGDEREPKMRAFLEKIAPLNKAQNVTKPMFVVQGKNDPRVPYTEAEQMVSTLKKSATPVWFLLAKDEGHGFAKKKNQDYQFYATVMFMKQHLLK; translated from the coding sequence ATGAAGAGGTTCATCGTTCCGGTTCTGGCAGCTTTTTTCTGCCTCACGAATTCCTTTGCGCAATCGGCCGACATCCTTCCCGCCGACAATCTCGTCGTCGAGGGAATCCCGCCGATACCGTCGCAGATCGCCTCCGAGGTCGGACGCTATACGGAGTTCCGCAGCGCCGCTCTTTTTGGATGGAACCCGGCCAGGCACGAAATGCTCATCTCGACCAGGTTCAGCGACGTCGCGCAGGTGCACTATGTCAGGTTCCCCGGCGGTGCGCGGACGCAAATGACCTTCTTCCCCGATCGCGTCGGGAACGCCTCCTTCGGTCCCGTCCACGACGACTATTTTGTCTTCAATAAGGATATCGGCGGCGGCGAGTGGTTTCAGAATTACCGCTTCGATCTTTCGACGGGCGATATTACGCTGCTGACCGACGGAAAATCGAGGAACACGCTCGGCATCTGGTCGAAGGACGGAAGCCGCATGGCGTACGGCTCGACCCGGCGCAACGGCAAGGATATCGACTTCTATACCGTCGACCCCCTGAACCCGAAATCGGACGCGATGCTCGCACAGTTGAGCGAAGGAGAAGCCTGGAATCCGCTTGACTGGTCCCAGGATGGCACGGAGATTCTCGCAGAACGGGAGGTCTCCGCAAACGAGTCGTATATCTGGATGTTCGACGCCAGGACGGGTGAAAAGAAACTGATCACGCCGCAGAAGAAAGGCGAGGAGGTCTCCTATCAGGGCGGGAGGTTTAGCTCGGACGGCAAGGGGTTTTACACCGTGACGGACCGGGGGTCGGAGTTCCTCCGGCTTACCTATATCGACTTTGCGACCGGCAAGCACGACTACATCACCAAAGACATCCCGTGGGATGTGGACGATTTCGACATCACCGGGGACGGCAAGACAATCGCGTTCACGACCAACGAAGACGGCATGAGTGTCTTGCATCTGATGGATCTGGCCACGCGAAAAGTTCTGCCCGTGCCGAAGCTTCCGGTCGGCGGAGTCACGGGGCTGCAGTTCCACAAAGACGGCACGCTCCTTGGGTTCAACATGACCTCCGCCCGTTCCGCTCTGGATGTCTATTCGCTGGACATCGCGCAACAGAAGGTCGACCGGTGGACATTCAGCGAAACCGGGGGGCTGAACATAGAGAAGTTCCCCGAGCCCGAGCTTGTCAGGTGGAAATCGTTCGATGGGAAAATGATCTCCGGCTTCCTCTACCGGCCGCCGGCGAAGTTTTCAGGCAAGACGCCCGTGATCATCAATATCCACGGGGGGCCGGAGTCCCAGTTCCGCCCGGGATTTCTCGGCAGGAATAATTATTACCTGAACGAATTGGGCGCCGCGATTCTCTTCCCGAATGTCCGCGGATCGACAGGCTACGGGAAGACGTTCCTGAAGCTCGACAACGGGTTTAAGCGCGAGGATTCCTACCGCGATATCGGGGCACTGATCGACTGGATCAAAACCCAGCCGGGGCTCGACGGAGACCGGATCATGGTCACCGGGGGAAGCTACGGGGGCTTCATGACGTTTGCAGTCGCGACCACCTACAACGATAAAATCCGGTGTTCCCTTCCGGTGGTCGGGGTCACCAACTTTGTCACGTTCCTGGAACACACGGAGGCATACCGGCGCGACCTGCGGCGGGTCGAGTATGGAGACGAGCGGGAGCCCAAGATGCGGGCCTTCCTGGAAAAAATTGCGCCTCTGAACAAAGCCCAAAACGTGACGAAGCCGATGTTCGTGGTGCAGGGAAAGAACGACCCGCGGGTGCCCTACACGGAAGCGGAGCAGATGGTGTCGACCTTGAAGAAGAGTGCCACGCCGGTTTGGTTCCTGCTGGCGAAAGACGAGGGGCACGGCTTCGCAAAGAAGAAGAACCAGGATTACCAGTTCTACGCGACCGTGATGTTCATGAAGCAGCACCTGCTGAAATAA
- a CDS encoding cupin domain-containing protein: MTNETRYVTKLDIKFQHLELIDIPSMVNECKDKWFNQTLTKVNDSVVRLGIVEGEYHWHKHDADDEFFYVLEGKLLIDLEGRTIELNPGQGVTISKGVMHRPRAPKKTVMLMMETSGIVPTGD; the protein is encoded by the coding sequence ATGACAAACGAAACCAGGTACGTCACAAAGCTCGATATTAAGTTCCAGCACCTGGAACTGATCGACATCCCCAGCATGGTCAACGAGTGTAAAGACAAATGGTTTAATCAGACTCTCACGAAAGTCAACGACAGCGTCGTACGGCTGGGGATCGTGGAAGGGGAGTACCACTGGCACAAGCACGACGCCGACGATGAGTTCTTCTATGTCCTCGAAGGCAAATTGCTGATCGACCTCGAGGGGAGGACGATAGAGCTGAACCCGGGGCAGGGGGTGACGATCTCAAAAGGCGTGATGCACCGCCCGCGCGCCCCGAAGAAAACCGTCATGCTGATGATGGAAACCAGCGGAATCGTCCCGACCGGAGATTAA